From one Bacteroides eggerthii genomic stretch:
- the trpB gene encoding tryptophan synthase subunit beta — translation MASFLVDEEGYYGEFGGAYVPEILHKCVEELQKNYLSVLQSKDFRQEYDWLLRDYVGRPSPLYLAHRLSEKYGCKIYLKREDLNHTGAHKINNTIGQILLARRMGKRRIIAETGAGQHGVATATVCALMNMECIVYMGKTDVERQRINVEKMKMLGATVIPVTSGNMTLKDATNEAIRDWCCHPADTYYIIGSTVGPHPYPDMVARLQSVISEEIRKQLMEKEGRDCPDYLVACVGGGSNAAGTIYHYIDDERVQIVLAEAGGKGVETGMTAATIALGKLGIIHGARTYVIQNEDGQIEEPYSISAGLDYPGIGPMHANLAAQKRAIVLSINDDEAIRAAYELTKLEGIIPALESAHALGALEKLNFKTDDVVVLTVSGRGDKDVETYLNYKL, via the coding sequence ATGGCAAGTTTCTTAGTTGACGAAGAAGGTTATTACGGAGAATTCGGTGGAGCATATGTCCCCGAAATACTCCACAAATGTGTAGAGGAATTGCAAAAAAACTATCTCAGTGTCCTGCAAAGTAAAGATTTCAGACAGGAATATGACTGGCTACTGCGTGACTACGTAGGACGTCCTTCTCCACTCTACCTTGCCCACCGCCTGTCGGAGAAGTACGGCTGCAAGATTTATCTGAAGCGAGAAGACCTGAACCATACCGGTGCCCACAAAATCAATAATACCATTGGTCAGATTTTACTGGCACGCCGCATGGGGAAGCGACGTATCATCGCTGAAACAGGTGCAGGCCAGCATGGGGTTGCCACTGCCACGGTTTGTGCCCTGATGAATATGGAGTGCATTGTATACATGGGCAAGACCGATGTAGAACGCCAGCGCATCAATGTAGAAAAGATGAAGATGCTGGGAGCAACCGTAATCCCCGTAACCAGCGGTAACATGACCCTGAAAGACGCTACCAACGAAGCCATACGCGACTGGTGTTGCCATCCGGCAGATACATACTACATTATTGGTTCCACCGTAGGTCCACACCCTTATCCCGACATGGTGGCACGCTTACAATCGGTCATCAGCGAAGAGATAAGAAAGCAGCTCATGGAAAAAGAAGGACGCGACTGTCCGGATTACCTCGTAGCCTGTGTAGGCGGCGGCAGTAATGCAGCCGGAACCATTTACCACTACATCGATGATGAACGCGTACAGATCGTGCTCGCTGAAGCCGGCGGCAAAGGAGTAGAAACCGGCATGACAGCCGCTACCATTGCCCTTGGAAAACTGGGTATCATTCATGGTGCACGCACCTACGTCATTCAAAATGAGGACGGGCAGATCGAAGAACCCTACTCTATCTCCGCCGGCCTAGATTATCCGGGCATCGGTCCCATGCACGCCAACCTTGCTGCGCAGAAACGCGCCATCGTACTCTCCATAAATGATGACGAAGCCATCCGCGCCGCCTATGAGCTGACAAAACTCGAAGGCATCATCCCCGCACTGGAAAGTGCCCATGCATTGGGTGCGCTGGAGAAGCTGAACTTTAAAACCGACGATGTGGTTGTGCTGACAGTTTCGGGACGGGGAGACAAGGATGTGGAAACATATTTGAATTACAAATTATAA
- a CDS encoding LruC domain-containing protein: MKLFNRFSVMAAIVSTLVPAGCTDDVYDPERGIQTVPKENPLGEDFSAPDSFDWSMINAVNLNVEVKDEFNGRYKYLIEVFTDNPISNASVTPIAAGTANKNKSYNTEVSISKATTRLFIRQTDPKQRKEVYEYAIPENGGTMNCKLFYVSTGTRAASGVTSSSNSAFEAARQAGITEIEDKEYKESEVIPSVPATSDKFNDNSSGVLSNGAKYIIGRGETERQTIKTNNNDRATVFVQGVWELNGNLNSNLDIYVMNGGKIIASNLTIGNNNTLTIQNGGNLECVSLNLGCPTKNFGTITASKDLTMNLGGHPELFNEGVIDVKGEVRINGSNVINHHIFSAKTVKVTSVQLLNKANLNSATNININGSRIFNYGYIKFDKNDGEIKTDNSTATVIINHDKAKITGHEIEGHLSVYNDGIIEVSEFTSSSLYNSCTVIVKEEFKFQNMTLNKGSITAGRANESDTEWLPVPEIETHANAKLTLIDGSMIKAKEFDVESGNVIFQAINITNDNKSMIKVEEIEFENPTNTELLGRNLVIEGKIKGPDKHHPFKKNESINTGFDESKYTIETCGGLYDEGNKGEEEKDPDFPIEIGDSDTYTFTFEDNWPVYGDFDMNDLVIVMSRKELKVNEDGIVERLRITLDLRAVGATKTLGAGIRFIKLPQNIRPDKFTVSGKNVSFEDGQSLPTYILFNDAHTALWGSKYTDASKFINTVADGPFKKDTKEYSIIMELPASANVKPEDLNINHIDIFAITAPTTVKRERTEVHVAGFAPTDLATTYYLNSGNDNSSVAENRYYLSKENLAWAVVIPQEFAWPTEHQKITTVYDKFKSWVTTGGQQDNDWYKSHSQDVYPIENLTQLNKY, from the coding sequence ATGAAATTATTCAACCGTTTTTCAGTAATGGCAGCCATTGTCAGCACTTTGGTGCCTGCCGGTTGCACAGACGATGTGTACGATCCCGAAAGAGGAATTCAGACAGTGCCGAAAGAAAATCCGTTAGGAGAAGACTTTTCCGCTCCCGACAGCTTCGACTGGTCCATGATCAATGCCGTAAACTTGAACGTTGAAGTAAAAGATGAGTTTAACGGTCGGTATAAGTATCTTATAGAAGTCTTTACCGATAATCCGATATCCAACGCCAGCGTCACTCCTATCGCAGCGGGTACTGCCAACAAGAACAAAAGCTACAATACAGAAGTCAGTATCTCCAAAGCAACCACAAGATTGTTTATCCGCCAGACAGATCCCAAACAGCGTAAAGAAGTATACGAATATGCAATTCCTGAAAACGGAGGAACAATGAACTGTAAACTGTTTTACGTTTCCACCGGCACAAGGGCGGCAAGCGGAGTTACGAGTAGCTCCAACTCTGCATTCGAAGCAGCCCGGCAAGCGGGAATAACGGAAATTGAGGATAAGGAATATAAGGAATCGGAGGTAATACCGTCTGTTCCAGCCACATCAGACAAGTTTAACGACAACAGCTCCGGAGTGCTCTCCAACGGAGCCAAGTATATTATAGGCAGAGGGGAAACCGAAAGGCAGACTATAAAAACCAACAATAATGACCGGGCAACCGTATTCGTACAAGGTGTTTGGGAGTTAAACGGCAATCTAAATTCAAACCTTGACATATATGTAATGAACGGCGGTAAAATCATCGCAAGCAACCTTACTATCGGCAATAACAACACCCTCACCATACAAAACGGCGGTAATCTTGAATGTGTCTCCCTGAATTTAGGATGCCCCACCAAGAATTTCGGCACAATCACAGCCAGCAAGGATTTGACAATGAACCTGGGAGGCCATCCCGAACTGTTCAATGAGGGAGTTATTGACGTCAAGGGTGAAGTCCGCATCAACGGAAGCAACGTCATCAACCATCATATATTCAGTGCTAAAACAGTCAAGGTCACAAGCGTCCAGTTGTTGAACAAGGCTAATTTGAACAGTGCCACAAATATCAACATCAATGGTAGCCGGATATTCAACTATGGTTATATCAAATTCGATAAAAATGATGGTGAAATAAAAACCGACAATTCCACAGCAACAGTCATCATAAACCATGATAAAGCCAAAATCACCGGCCACGAAATAGAAGGACACCTATCTGTTTATAATGACGGCATCATTGAAGTATCCGAATTTACAAGTTCATCTTTATACAACAGTTGTACTGTCATCGTAAAAGAAGAATTCAAATTCCAGAACATGACTTTGAACAAAGGCTCCATTACTGCCGGCCGCGCCAATGAGTCTGACACAGAATGGCTGCCGGTCCCCGAAATAGAAACTCATGCAAATGCCAAGCTCACGTTGATAGACGGTTCCATGATTAAGGCTAAAGAATTTGATGTGGAAAGCGGCAACGTCATCTTCCAGGCTATAAATATCACCAACGATAACAAATCCATGATTAAGGTCGAAGAAATAGAATTTGAGAACCCCACCAACACAGAGCTATTAGGCCGAAATCTTGTTATCGAGGGAAAAATAAAAGGTCCTGACAAGCACCATCCGTTTAAAAAGAACGAAAGCATCAACACAGGTTTCGACGAATCCAAATACACCATTGAGACCTGTGGCGGACTCTATGATGAAGGCAACAAAGGCGAAGAAGAAAAAGATCCTGACTTTCCCATAGAAATCGGGGACAGCGATACGTATACCTTTACATTCGAAGACAACTGGCCGGTATACGGTGACTTCGACATGAACGACCTCGTTATCGTAATGTCCAGAAAGGAATTGAAAGTAAACGAAGACGGTATAGTCGAGCGCCTCAGAATAACCCTTGACCTACGGGCAGTAGGTGCAACCAAAACATTGGGAGCCGGCATACGTTTCATCAAACTTCCCCAAAACATACGCCCCGATAAATTCACCGTCAGCGGCAAAAACGTGTCATTCGAGGATGGACAAAGCTTGCCTACTTATATCCTCTTCAATGATGCACACACAGCACTATGGGGCAGTAAGTACACTGATGCAAGTAAATTCATCAACACCGTTGCAGACGGTCCGTTCAAAAAAGACACGAAGGAATATAGCATCATCATGGAACTTCCTGCCTCCGCCAACGTGAAACCAGAAGATTTGAACATCAACCACATCGACATTTTCGCTATCACAGCTCCCACCACCGTCAAAAGAGAGCGTACGGAAGTGCATGTAGCAGGCTTTGCACCGACCGACCTGGCCACTACCTATTACCTCAACAGCGGTAATGACAATTCATCCGTTGCCGAAAACAGATACTATCTCAGCAAAGAGAACCTTGCCTGGGCAGTTGTAATCCCCCAAGAATTTGCATGGCCGACAGAACACCAAAAAATAACAACAGTGTACGACAAGTTCAAATCATGGGTCACTACCGGCGGACAGCAAGATAACGATTGGTATAAATCGCATAGCCAAGATGTATATCCCATTGAGAACCTGACTCAGCTCAACAAATATTAA
- a CDS encoding asparaginase, with protein sequence MKADYPSILLIYTGGTIGMIENPETGALENFNFDHLLKHVPELKRFNYRISSYQFDPPIDSSDMEPSLWAKIVEIINSNYTNFDGFVILHGTDTMSYTASALSFMLENLAKPVILTGSQLPIGTLRTDGKENLITSIEIAAAKHPDGTAVVPEVCIFFENELMRGNRTTKINAENFNAFRSFNYPALAKAGIHIRYNEHIIRCPDPTRPMKPHYLFDTNVVVLTLFPGIQESIINSVLHVPGLKAVVLKTFGSGNAPQKEWFVRQLKDATERGIIIVNITQCQSGGVEMGRYETGLHLLQAGVISGYDSTPECAVTKLMFLLGHGLSQTEIRHRMNSDLAGEITKE encoded by the coding sequence ATGAAAGCAGATTATCCCTCCATTCTCTTAATTTACACAGGCGGGACTATCGGAATGATAGAAAATCCCGAAACCGGTGCTCTCGAAAACTTCAATTTCGACCACCTGCTCAAACACGTTCCCGAACTGAAGCGTTTCAATTACCGCATCTCCTCCTATCAGTTCGATCCTCCTATTGACTCCTCCGATATGGAACCTTCCTTATGGGCAAAGATTGTTGAAATCATAAACAGTAATTACACCAACTTCGACGGTTTTGTTATTCTGCATGGCACCGATACAATGTCTTATACGGCATCGGCACTCAGTTTCATGCTTGAGAACCTCGCGAAGCCGGTCATCCTTACCGGTTCGCAACTCCCTATCGGAACATTACGTACAGACGGAAAAGAAAACTTGATTACTTCTATTGAAATAGCTGCCGCCAAACATCCGGACGGCACCGCTGTTGTTCCCGAAGTGTGCATCTTCTTTGAAAACGAACTGATGCGAGGCAATCGGACTACCAAAATTAATGCTGAAAATTTCAATGCTTTCCGGTCTTTCAACTATCCCGCCTTGGCAAAAGCAGGAATCCATATCCGTTACAACGAACATATCATCCGCTGTCCCGATCCCACACGACCGATGAAACCGCATTACCTCTTCGATACCAATGTCGTGGTGCTTACACTGTTTCCCGGCATTCAGGAGAGTATCATTAATTCCGTACTTCATGTACCGGGATTGAAAGCAGTAGTTCTCAAGACATTCGGTTCCGGGAATGCCCCCCAAAAAGAATGGTTCGTCCGGCAGTTAAAGGACGCGACCGAGCGTGGCATCATCATTGTCAACATCACTCAATGCCAAAGTGGAGGCGTAGAGATGGGCCGCTACGAAACCGGGCTGCATCTTCTTCAAGCCGGAGTCATCAGCGGTTATGACAGTACGCCCGAATGTGCCGTTACAAAGCTAATGTTCCTTCTGGGGCATGGACTTAGCCAAACAGAAATTCGTCACCGGATGAATTCGGATTTAGCAGGGGAAATTACAAAAGAGTAA
- a CDS encoding PleD family two-component system response regulator has product MKKILLVDDKVTIGRVLKIYLGTEYDLEYFEDPLKALEWLNEGNLPDLIISDIRMPHMRGNEFLYYLKGNELLKHIPVVMLSSEESTTERIHLLEAGAADYILKPFNPLELRARIKKYI; this is encoded by the coding sequence ATGAAAAAAATATTATTAGTTGACGATAAAGTCACTATCGGCCGCGTGCTCAAAATTTATTTGGGAACAGAATACGATCTGGAATATTTTGAGGATCCGCTCAAGGCCCTTGAATGGCTCAATGAAGGCAATCTTCCCGACCTTATCATTTCCGACATCCGCATGCCGCATATGCGTGGTAATGAATTTCTCTACTATTTGAAAGGTAACGAGCTACTGAAGCACATTCCGGTAGTGATGCTCTCCAGTGAAGAAAGCACCACCGAGCGCATTCATTTGCTTGAAGCCGGAGCCGCAGACTATATTCTCAAGCCATTCAATCCTTTGGAGCTGAGAGCCCGCATCAAGAAATACATCTAA
- a CDS encoding anthranilate synthase component II, which yields MVVIIDNYDSFTYNLAHLVKELGAKVDVLRNDQFKIEELEQYDKIILSPGPGVPEEAGLLLDVIRTYSGKKPILGVCLGEQAIGQVFGGRLVNLSKVFHGVQTDIQLTEPDYIFRGLPARIPVGRYHSWVVDTENFPETLAITAVSPEGQIMALKHREYDVRGIQFHPESVLTPDGKQIMANWLQGDENITSHKSK from the coding sequence ATGGTAGTAATCATAGACAATTATGACTCTTTCACCTACAACCTTGCACATCTGGTGAAAGAACTCGGCGCAAAGGTAGATGTGCTACGCAATGACCAATTCAAAATAGAAGAGCTGGAACAGTACGATAAAATCATTCTTTCTCCCGGCCCCGGCGTACCCGAAGAAGCCGGACTATTGCTAGATGTAATACGCACCTATTCCGGCAAGAAACCCATATTGGGCGTCTGTCTGGGCGAACAAGCTATCGGGCAGGTCTTTGGCGGACGGTTAGTCAACCTCAGCAAAGTGTTTCATGGCGTACAAACCGACATACAACTGACAGAGCCGGATTATATTTTCCGGGGACTGCCCGCAAGAATTCCCGTAGGACGCTATCACTCCTGGGTAGTAGATACGGAAAACTTTCCTGAAACGCTTGCCATTACCGCCGTCAGTCCCGAAGGGCAGATTATGGCATTGAAACATCGAGAATATGACGTCCGCGGTATTCAGTTTCATCCGGAATCCGTACTGACCCCCGACGGAAAACAAATAATGGCAAACTGGTTACAAGGTGATGAAAACATTACATCTCACAAAAGTAAATGA
- a CDS encoding phosphoribosylanthranilate isomerase, whose amino-acid sequence MTPLSIKVCGMTEAENIREVEQLGVDMIGFIFYPKSPRCLCELPDYLPVHAKRVGVFVNENKENILMYADRFALDYIQLHGDESPEYCRSLCNNGLHLIKAFSISHPKDLMCTSAYKGLCDYYLFDTKTPQYGGSGNQFDWNLLYRYGGMTPFLLSGGINPYSTKAIKEFHHPKLAGIDINSRFETVPGQKDVERIKNFIQEIRNGETANK is encoded by the coding sequence ATGACTCCTCTTAGTATCAAAGTATGCGGCATGACCGAAGCGGAAAACATCCGCGAAGTAGAACAACTGGGTGTAGATATGATAGGCTTCATCTTCTACCCCAAGTCCCCCCGCTGCCTATGCGAATTGCCCGATTATCTGCCTGTCCACGCAAAGCGTGTCGGCGTTTTTGTCAATGAAAACAAAGAAAATATCCTGATGTATGCCGATCGCTTCGCATTGGATTACATACAGCTTCATGGTGACGAATCTCCCGAGTACTGTCGATCACTATGCAACAACGGCCTGCATCTCATCAAGGCATTCTCCATTTCACATCCCAAAGATTTAATGTGCACCTCAGCCTACAAAGGATTATGCGATTATTATCTGTTCGACACCAAAACCCCGCAATATGGCGGTTCCGGCAACCAGTTCGACTGGAACCTGCTGTATCGTTATGGAGGAATGACCCCTTTTCTGCTCAGCGGAGGAATCAACCCGTACAGCACCAAAGCAATCAAAGAGTTTCATCATCCCAAACTGGCCGGCATCGACATCAATAGCCGTTTTGAAACTGTACCGGGACAAAAAGATGTGGAGCGCATCAAAAACTTCATTCAAGAGATAAGAAACGGTGAAACCGCCAACAAATAA
- the trpA gene encoding tryptophan synthase subunit alpha: MNRINLLFQNNPGNLLSIYFCAGCPTLEGTADVIRTLEKNGVNMIEIGIPFSDPMADGIVIQDAATCALRNGMSLRLLFEQLQDIRRDVRIPLLLMGYLNPIMHFGFEAFCRKCAECGIDGVIIPDLPFRDYEKNYKTIALKYDLRVIMLITPETDEKRIREIDAHTDGFIYMVSSAATTGAQKDFDNRKQAYFKKIQDMNLHNPRMVGFGISNKQTFDAACSHASGAIIGSRFVTLLNKYKGDAQQAITHLKEDL; this comes from the coding sequence ATGAACCGAATCAACCTACTCTTTCAAAACAATCCCGGCAACCTGCTGTCTATCTACTTCTGTGCCGGTTGCCCCACGCTTGAGGGTACAGCCGATGTTATCCGCACCCTCGAAAAAAATGGAGTGAACATGATAGAAATCGGTATTCCTTTCAGCGATCCAATGGCCGATGGCATCGTCATCCAAGATGCTGCCACCTGTGCCCTGCGCAACGGCATGTCCCTCCGTCTCCTTTTCGAACAATTACAGGATATTCGTCGTGATGTCCGCATCCCGTTGCTCTTAATGGGCTATCTCAACCCCATCATGCATTTCGGCTTTGAGGCATTCTGCCGGAAATGTGCGGAATGTGGCATTGACGGTGTAATCATACCCGATCTGCCTTTCAGGGATTACGAAAAAAACTATAAGACGATTGCACTGAAATATGACCTACGCGTCATCATGCTCATTACCCCCGAAACCGACGAAAAGCGTATCCGCGAAATAGATGCCCACACCGACGGTTTCATTTATATGGTATCATCAGCTGCTACCACCGGCGCACAAAAGGATTTCGACAACCGAAAACAGGCTTATTTCAAAAAAATTCAAGACATGAATCTGCACAACCCACGCATGGTAGGTTTCGGTATCAGCAACAAACAGACTTTCGATGCTGCCTGCTCCCATGCTTCCGGAGCTATCATAGGAAGCCGTTTCGTAACTCTGCTCAATAAATACAAAGGAGATGCACAGCAAGCCATTACGCACTTGAAAGAAGATTTGTAA
- the trpC gene encoding indole-3-glycerol phosphate synthase TrpC — protein sequence MDILSEIIAHKRTEVELQKQSVSPEQLREQVQKLMESSSVPRHSMRQALASSPTGIIAEFKRRSPSKGWIYETAKAEEIPAAYETAGASALSILTDEKFFGGSLRDISTARPLVDIPILRKDFIIDEYQLLQARIVGADAVLLIAACLTQKECTTLTTQAHALGLEVLLEIHNPSELPYINKEVDMLGVNNRNLGTFVTDVKNSFRIARQLQQAIGSKKGASDVRNMPILVSESGISHPETIRSLRAAGFRGFLIGEAFMKTDHPGDTLKDFISPIISQK from the coding sequence ATGGATATTTTATCTGAAATCATCGCCCACAAACGAACAGAAGTAGAGTTGCAGAAACAATCCGTTTCACCGGAACAACTACGCGAGCAAGTGCAGAAACTCATGGAAAGTTCCTCAGTCCCCCGCCATAGTATGAGACAGGCCCTTGCGTCCTCGCCTACGGGAATCATTGCCGAGTTCAAGCGCCGTTCCCCCTCGAAAGGCTGGATATATGAGACCGCCAAAGCCGAAGAAATACCCGCAGCATACGAAACCGCCGGTGCCTCCGCACTCTCTATCCTTACGGATGAAAAATTCTTTGGCGGCTCGCTGCGAGACATCAGCACAGCGCGTCCGCTGGTCGACATCCCAATTCTGCGAAAAGACTTCATTATCGACGAATACCAGCTGTTGCAAGCACGTATCGTTGGTGCGGATGCCGTACTACTGATTGCCGCCTGCCTGACGCAAAAAGAATGTACCACCCTCACCACTCAAGCCCACGCCCTGGGGTTGGAAGTATTACTCGAAATTCACAATCCCTCTGAGCTGCCTTATATAAACAAAGAAGTGGATATGTTAGGCGTAAACAACCGCAATCTCGGCACATTTGTCACCGACGTAAAAAACTCTTTCCGCATAGCCCGACAGCTTCAACAAGCAATAGGATCAAAGAAAGGCGCTTCCGATGTCCGTAATATGCCCATACTCGTTTCGGAAAGCGGCATCTCGCATCCCGAAACAATTCGCAGTCTGCGTGCTGCCGGTTTCCGCGGCTTTCTCATCGGAGAGGCTTTTATGAAAACCGACCACCCCGGAGATACACTGAAAGATTTCATCTCTCCCATCATTTCTCAAAAGTAA
- a CDS encoding anthranilate synthase component I family protein produces the protein MKQYNYQTVSRTMLGDLHTPVSTYLKVRDIFPQSALMESSDYHGSENSRSFIGLCPVASFSIDHGISVFRLPDGTREERPITEEYHVENALHDFLNRFHVKGEYSNYYGLYGYTSFNAVRYFENIAVKDSREATNDAPDMLYILYKYLIVFNDFKNEMLLLEMLAPGEKSELDKVQKAIHNRNYTTYGFRAVGETTSPLTDEEHKANIRRGITHCLRGDVFQIVLSRRFEQRFVGDDFKLYRALRSINPSPYLFYFDFGGFRIFGSSPETHCRIEGTHAYIDPIAGTTKRTGNPVQDAVNARHLHDDPKENAEHVMLVDLARNDLSRNCHDVKVDFYKEMQYYSHVIHLVSRVSGTLNNDADPIKTFIDTFPAGTLSGAPKVRAMQLISELETHNRGAYGGCIGFIGLNGSLNQAITIRTFVSRNGVLWFQAGGGIVAQSNDEYELQEVNNKLGALKKAIIMAEKM, from the coding sequence ATGAAACAGTATAATTATCAGACAGTGAGCCGTACGATGCTTGGCGACCTGCACACTCCCGTAAGCACCTACCTGAAGGTGCGTGACATCTTTCCCCAAAGTGCACTCATGGAGAGTTCCGACTATCATGGCAGCGAGAACAGCCGTTCCTTCATCGGGCTTTGTCCGGTGGCAAGCTTCAGCATAGATCATGGAATCTCTGTATTCCGCTTGCCCGACGGTACGCGTGAAGAGCGCCCCATAACCGAGGAATACCATGTGGAAAATGCTTTGCATGACTTTCTCAATCGTTTCCACGTGAAGGGAGAATACAGTAATTATTACGGTCTGTACGGCTACACATCTTTCAATGCCGTACGGTATTTTGAGAACATCGCTGTCAAAGACAGTCGTGAAGCAACCAACGACGCGCCGGATATGCTATATATATTATATAAATACCTCATCGTCTTCAACGATTTCAAAAACGAGATGCTGTTGTTGGAGATGCTTGCTCCCGGCGAGAAAAGCGAACTGGACAAGGTGCAGAAAGCAATTCACAACCGCAACTACACTACTTATGGGTTTCGCGCTGTCGGCGAAACCACTTCTCCGCTGACGGATGAGGAACACAAAGCCAACATCCGGCGGGGCATAACCCACTGCCTGCGAGGTGATGTTTTTCAGATAGTCCTCTCCCGTCGTTTCGAGCAACGTTTCGTAGGCGATGACTTCAAGCTCTACCGCGCCTTGCGCAGCATCAACCCCTCGCCTTACCTGTTCTATTTCGACTTCGGAGGTTTCCGCATTTTCGGTTCTTCACCCGAAACACATTGTCGCATTGAAGGAACTCATGCCTACATAGATCCCATTGCCGGCACCACCAAACGCACCGGTAATCCGGTACAGGATGCCGTAAATGCACGACACCTGCACGACGACCCCAAAGAAAACGCAGAACATGTGATGTTAGTGGATCTTGCCCGTAACGACCTCAGCCGCAACTGCCATGACGTAAAAGTGGATTTCTACAAGGAAATGCAATATTACAGCCATGTCATTCACCTTGTGAGCCGCGTCAGCGGCACGCTGAACAATGATGCAGACCCTATTAAGACGTTCATTGACACCTTCCCTGCCGGCACACTGAGTGGTGCGCCGAAAGTCCGCGCCATGCAGCTCATCAGTGAACTGGAAACACACAACCGCGGTGCATACGGGGGCTGCATCGGCTTCATCGGCCTGAACGGAAGTCTGAATCAGGCAATCACCATCCGCACTTTCGTCAGTCGTAATGGAGTGCTATGGTTTCAGGCAGGCGGCGGCATTGTGGCCCAAAGCAATGATGAATACGAACTCCAAGAAGTGAACAACAAGTTAGGAGCATTGAAGAAGGCAATCATTATGGCAGAGAAAATGTAA
- the trpD gene encoding anthranilate phosphoribosyltransferase, whose product MKAILTRLFNHEELTTEEARQLLLNISRGIYPEAQVAALLTVFQMRSITVDELAGFREALMETRIHINFAPYRPIDIVGTGGDGKNTFNISTCACFIVAGAGYKVAKHGNYGATSVSGASNVIEQHGIRFTNNPDTLKRSMEECNIAYLHAQLFNPAMKLVAPVRKALGVRTLFNLLGPLVNPCEPAYQLLGVADLSQMRLYTNVFYKLGIDFAVVNSLDNYDEISLTDEFKVMTRNYERIYRPQALGFSAVRPEELSGGICKEDAARIFDNVLNNRAEAAQTQCVIVNAAFAIQVIEPEKEIEECIAIARESLESGRALKTLKKFIEINH is encoded by the coding sequence ATGAAAGCAATATTGACCCGTCTCTTCAACCATGAAGAGCTCACCACAGAGGAAGCCAGACAACTCCTCCTCAACATCAGCCGGGGAATATATCCCGAAGCTCAAGTTGCAGCATTACTTACTGTTTTTCAAATGCGCAGCATTACAGTAGACGAGCTGGCAGGCTTTCGCGAAGCGCTTATGGAAACACGAATCCATATAAACTTCGCACCTTATCGTCCCATTGACATCGTAGGTACCGGCGGAGACGGAAAGAACACGTTCAACATCTCCACCTGCGCCTGTTTCATTGTAGCCGGAGCAGGTTATAAAGTAGCCAAACATGGCAATTACGGCGCTACCTCCGTCAGTGGAGCAAGCAACGTAATAGAGCAACATGGAATCCGCTTCACCAACAACCCCGACACGTTGAAACGAAGTATGGAAGAATGTAACATCGCCTATCTGCACGCACAACTGTTCAATCCGGCAATGAAACTTGTGGCTCCTGTGCGCAAAGCACTGGGAGTACGCACACTGTTCAACCTGCTGGGGCCTTTGGTGAATCCATGCGAGCCCGCGTATCAATTGCTGGGCGTAGCAGATCTCTCACAAATGCGTCTTTACACGAATGTTTTCTATAAACTCGGCATCGACTTTGCCGTTGTAAACAGTCTGGACAACTACGATGAAATCTCACTGACCGATGAATTCAAAGTGATGACACGCAATTATGAGCGCATCTACCGTCCGCAAGCCCTCGGTTTCAGCGCAGTACGTCCCGAAGAACTGTCCGGAGGTATTTGCAAGGAAGATGCAGCACGCATCTTCGACAATGTCCTGAACAATCGTGCAGAAGCCGCCCAGACACAATGCGTCATTGTCAATGCGGCCTTTGCCATTCAGGTAATAGAGCCGGAAAAAGAGATTGAAGAATGCATTGCCATTGCCCGCGAATCACTGGAAAGCGGACGTGCACTGAAAACGTTGAAAAAGTTTATAGAGATCAATCACTAA